A window of the Zootoca vivipara chromosome 14, rZooViv1.1, whole genome shotgun sequence genome harbors these coding sequences:
- the DCTN5 gene encoding dynactin subunit 5: protein MELSEMLYNKSEYIETASGNKVSRQSVLCGSQNIVLNGKTIVMNDCIIRGDLANVRVGRHCVVKSRSVIRPPFKKFSKGVAFFPLHIGDHVFIEEDCVVNAAQIGSYVHIGKNCVIGRRCVLKDCCKILDNTVLPPETVVPPFTVFAGCPGLFSGELPECTQELMIDVTKSYYQKFLPLTQV, encoded by the exons ATGGAGCTGAGCGAAATGCTCTACAACAAGTCCGAGTACATCGAGACG GCATCTGGGAACAAAGTGAGCAGGCAATCTGTGCTGTGTGGAAGCCAGAACATCGTGCTCAATGGCAAG ACAATTGTCATGAATGACTGCATAATCCGAGGGGACTTGGCCAATGTGAGAGTTGGGCGCCACTGCGTGGTCAAAAGCCGAAGTGTCATCCGTCCACCTTTCAAGAAATTCAGCAAGGG GGTTGCATTTTTCCCTCTGCACATCGGTGACCACGTTTTCATTGAGGAGGACTGTGTCGTCAATGCAGCTCAGATCGGCTCCTATGTCCACATAGGCAAGAACTGTGTCATT GGTCGCCGGTGCGTCCTCAAAGACTGCTGCAAGATCCTCGACAACACAGTCTTGCCTCCGGAAACGGTGGTCCCACCTTTTACTGTCTTtgcaggctgcccag GGCTCTTCTCTGGAGAACTTCCCGAGTGCACACAGGAGCTGATGATTGACGTCACCAAGAGCTACTACCAGAAGTTCCTGCCCCTCACCCAGGTCTAG
- the PALB2 gene encoding partner and localizer of BRCA2 codes for MEPPRGHFPALNAQEKAQLKAKLALLKREYSKTFHRLQRAERAEKVNNYVKKTVAEKNLLLMQEEDEGDLADGGCSKKSTAKSASVTFKPEAFNQEDSLLGNLSSSCSNQDRKSVLFSPVLKKNQKSLSISRTKVQQRASLALEEREESTSDAPLRNVGPQPESSQGSRSPVFNRSDSLWTDQSIPVASSGNTAEEGRGSDVSPVLLHLECLQETSGQTTFLHDPSCESQESSPEHLCEEGKFDSSGGPAVKNIVSPADMQNESPQMEKEAGRFAGLAVTIEASQGDATSSQTHGDGMQQEGSRCQEPQKLELSGGDAPTSKPSGKGLGDQLEEAGSSLLDRAPATPAKDVLSSCTVVEGLLFPVEYYVRTTRRMSSHQREVNLAAVIQTQLGKSRKGQRIACKEKSTDPASSSSQGLKESGEQREAIPFPFPDSGASPGTSPLQSLSNESTSSSGDLVQSEGLVQSRRKRRLRRRSNHRASSCTVEDPAEIVELTISKADSSLVPSEAQGRKENHHGRDKATVLYMTAGGSVESKQSGRKWPAESALSASTHPETVLETVHVSQAVNSKDSVPSSFMGSLEENDKTCCPDSGSPEQAGNRNNAGVNLAQVDRVALPHYAALVASVKCKQRGASRGRRRASLPVESQDPASLYLSGTGSPKLSLPFHGKRSKLSSLEWLPCGLDLQEFHLPEDEFGLLKLEKLKACAVNLPETFDTGQSAKCLQDTSGAGFEKDSALGENPISLEKEPPFPVGSPQKAPLSTELFLSLALEGASSLPESQLPTPVFPRLGATPASQALPGTPGAFALQAHASPEPGDSAGISALPRSRQEEEEGGGGRMPSWSQGQREKSWKPDEDIASFEEGQLSAGESVECYKESPKQEERAEEPLNKVAVEDPVEDSQRKGSLQMTSTLKSCSASCLVDMGTVWWEAADFTALCVVTACEASVSLWRHLESGHWGSVHTWHFTKVPVIQIVPLPGVQSLVCVALGGLEISEIRFLFYSSEDGCVKQPLVKTGNINAVLGLKNRRLVSSCGSLQDQEVEVLSFSETGRSKERQALMPPEETVLAFAEVDGMQEALIALTTTDCLVVWNLTTGQLLRKVPLGFSYPGSVCHKVYSDSGLLFVVLSHPHAKESNSCVNPAFQVVVLNPKTARSARLMSLSLPLGITGRYLEGEVKGASAAAVLTSGNIAVWDLFWGQCTALLPPDSEGSWSLARWSVTDTCLLAGQKDGSVYIYSYTTALRDSLG; via the exons ATGGAGCCTCCGCGGGGCCACTTCCCGGCCCTCAATGCGCAGGAGAAGGCCCAG CTGAAAGCAAAGTTGGCCTTATTGAAAAGAGAATACAGCAAAACATTCCACAGGTTACAG cgTGCTGAAAGAGCTGAAAAGGTGAACAACTATGTCAAGAAAACGGTTGCAGAGAAAAACCTGTTGCTTATgcaagaggaagatgagggggatcTTGCAG ATGGTGGCTGTTCAAAGAAGAGCACTGCAAAATCTGCATCAGTCACCTTCAAGCCTGAGGCCTTCAACCAAGAAGACAGCTTGCTAGGAAACTTGAGTTCTTCGTGTAGCAACCAAGACCGCAAAAGTGTTCTCTTTAGTCCTGTTCTTAAGAAAAACCAGAAAAGTTTGTCAATAAGTAGAACCAAAGTGCAACAGAGAGCATCTTTGGCtttggaggagagagaagaatcTACATCGGATGCACCTCTGAGAAATGTGGGACCCCAGCCAGAGAGCTCCCAGGGCTCCAGGTCCCCAGTTTTCAACAGAAGTGACAGTTTATGGACTGACCAGAGCATCCCAGTGGCCTCCTCAGGGAACACAGCTGAAGAAGGACGAGGCAGCGATGTTTCTCCTGTGTTGCTGCATCTGGAATGTTTACAGGAAACATCTGGGCAAACCACCTTTCTTCATGATCCGTCGTGTGAAAGCCAGGAGTCTTCACCTGAGCATCTTTGTGAGGAAGGCAAATTTGATAGCTCTGGAGGTCCAGCTGTCAAGAATATTGTGTCACCTGCAGACATGCAGAATGAATCTCCACAGATGGAGAAGGAGGCAGGCCGGTTTGCAGGCTTAGCTGTGACCATTGAGGCTTCCCAGGGAGATGCAACTTCCTCTCAAACACATGGGGATGGAATGCAGCAAGAAGGCAGCCGATGCCAGGAACCTCAGAAATTGGAGCTCAGCGGCGGTGACGCTCCCACCAGCAAGCCCAGCGGAAAGGGTTTAGGGGATCAGCTTGAAGAAGCTGGATCTTCCCTCCTGGATAGGGCTCCAGCCACACCTGCTAAGGATGTGCTGAGCTCTTGCACAGTAGTTGAGGGGCTCCTGTTTCCTGTTGAGTATTACGTAAGGACAACACGGCGAATGTCCAGTCACCAGAGGGAGGTGAACTTGGCGGCCGTCATTCAAACCCAGCTGGGCAAAAGTAGGAAAGGACAGAGAATTGCATGCAAGGAGAAGAGCACAGATCCAGCCTCATCATCCTCCCAAGGGCTGAAAGAAAGTGGTGAGCAGAGGGAGGCTATTCCTTTCCCATTTCCTGATTCTGGTGCCAGCCCTGGCACTTCTCCTCTTCAGTCTCTTTCTAATGAGAGCACATCTTCCAGCGGGGACCTAGTACAGAGCGAAGGCCTAGTGCAGTCCAGAAGAAAGAGAAGGCTGAGAAGGAGGTCTAATCACAGGGCCTCATCCTGCACAGTGGAGGACCCAGCAGAGATCGTGGAGCTGACAATTTCCAAGGCTGATAGTTCTCTTGTGCCTAGTGAAGctcagggaaggaaagaaaaccaCCATGGAAGAGACAAAGCCACAGTGCTTTACATGACAGCTGGTGGCAGCGTGGAATCCAAGCAGAGTGGCAGAAAATGGCCAGCAGAATCTGCACTTTCTGCTTCCACACACCCTGAGACTGTTTTAGAGACTGTCCATGTCTCACAGGCGGTGAACTCAAAGGACAGTGTTCCCTCCAGCTTCATGGGAAGCCTGGAAGAAAATGACAAGACATGTTGTCCTGACAGTGGGTCTCCTGAGCAGGCTGGGAATCGGAATAACGCGGGGGTCAATTTGGCACAAGTGGATAGAGTTGCCTTGCCTCACTATGCAGCCCTAGTTGCCTCTGTGAAATGCAAGCAGAGGGGAGCATCCCGAG GTAGAAGGAGGGCCAGCCTGCCTGTGGAATCTCAGGATCCTGCCTCACTTTACCTCTCTGGGACAGGTTCCCCCAAATTGTCCCTTCCTTTTCATGGCAAGAGAAGTAAGCTGTCCAGTCTTGAATGGCTGCCCTGTGGCTTAGATCTCCAAGAATTCCACCTACCTGAAGATGAATTTGGGCTCCTTAAACTGGAAAAGCTCAAAGCCTGTGCTGTAAATCTGCCGGAGACTTTTGACACTGGCCAGTCAGCCAAGTGCCTCCAGGACACTAGTGGGGCTGGCTTTGAGAAAGATTCAGCACTAGGAGAGAATCCCATTTCCCTGGAGAAAGAGCCACCCTTTCCAGTGGGCTCCCCTCAGAAAGCTCCTCTGTCAACTGAGTTGTTCCTCTCTCTAGCCCTGGAGGGTGCCAGCAGCCTCCCAGAGTCCCAGCTGCCTACCCCAGTTTTCCCCCGTCTGGGGGCAACCCCAGCCTCCCAGGCCTTGCCAGGCACACCTGGTGCATTTGCTTTGCAAGCTCATGCCAGCCCTGAGCCAGGGGACTCTGCAGGTATTTCTGCCTTGCCCAGGAGCaggcaagaggaagaagagggaggtgGCGGAAGGATGCCCTCATGGTCACAAGGCCAAAGGGAAAAGAGCTGGAAGCCTGATGAGGACATAGCCAGCTTTGAAGAAGGGCAGCTATCGGCTGGCGAGTCTGTTGAGTGTTACAAGGAATCCCCCAAACAGGAAGAAAGAGCAGAGGAGcctctg aaCAAAGTGGCTGTAGAAGACCCAGTGGAGGACAGCCAGAGAAAAGGGAGCTTGCAAATGACCTCAACACTAAAG AGCTGCTCTGCCTCGTGCTTGGTGGACATGGGCACCGTGTGGTGGGAGGCCGCTGACTTCACAGCACTGTGTGTTGTGACAGCTTGTGAGGCTTCCGTTTCCCTCTGGAGGCATCTGGAGTCCGGCCACTGGGGCTCTGTGCACACATGGCACTTTACAAAG GTTCCGGTCATTCAGATTGTCCCCCTGCCGGGTGTCCAGAGCCTTGTGTGTGTTGCATTGGGAGGACTGGAGATTTCGGAGATCAG GttcttgttttattcttctgAAGATGGCTGTGTTAAGCAACCCCTCGTCAAAACTGGAAACATAAATGCTGTTCTTGGACTAAAGAATAGGAGGCTGGTCAGCAGTTGTGGGTCACTCCAAGACCAAGAAGTGGAAGTCCTCTCTTTCTCTGAGacaggaag GAGTAAAGAGAGGCAGGCTTTGATGCCTCCTGAAGAGACTGTTTTGGCTTTTGCCGAAGTGGATGGGATGCAGGAGGCTTTAATTGCCTTGACTACCACAGATTGCTTGGTGGTCTG GAACTTGACAACTGGGCAGCTGCTGAGGAAGGTGCCTCTTGGTTTTTCCTACCCAGGATCTGTGTGCCACAAGGTCTATTCTGACTCG GGCCTCCTGTTCGTAGTTCTGAGCCACCCGCATGCCAAGGAGAGCAATTCATGTGTGAACCCTGCCTTCCAGGTGGTTGTGCTCAACCCCAAGACAGCAAGGAGTGCCAGGCTGATGTCCTTATCCCTTCCCCTGGGAATCACAGGAAG GTACTTGGAGGGCGAAGTGAAGGGTGCTTCTGCAGCAGCTGTGCTAACATCTGGAAACATTGCTGTCTGGGATTTATTTTGGGGGCAGTGCACGGCTCTGCTGCCCCCCGACTCTGAAGGGAGCTGGTCTCTCGCCAGGTGGTCTGTGACTGACACTTGTCTGCTGGCTGGGCAAAAAGATGGCAGTGTTTACATTTACAGTTACACAACAGCGTTGAGGGACTCGCTTGGTTAG